A window from Kovacikia minuta CCNUW1 encodes these proteins:
- a CDS encoding beta-ketoacyl-ACP synthase III, which translates to MHGVFINSIGKFLPGDPISNDQMEDYLGKVNGRPSKVKNRILKSNGIQQRYYALDQNQQTTYLNSQMAAYAIRDALAWLDLEPAAIDLLCAGTSWADLLVPGFASMVHGELPELSPIEIVSNQGVCCAGVAALKYAFSQVKLGEKRAAIAVAAEQPSRLFTHTHFEAETAIQAGKPLSFDSEFLRWMLSDGAGAFLVQDHPNSSGISLKIEWIELISHANAYPVCMYAGTEDETAQKSWMDYPSYAAAAAAGAINLRQNIRLLDNVVRLGVEGWLKLIELGRVRPDEIDWLLCHYSSHFFRGQIIELLDKAGCMIPEEKWFTNLYTRGNTGCASIYLMLEELFHSGKLQPGQKIFCFVPESGRFTTAYMMLTVVAGGRCQVTGVREAEGRGQRAEGAGARSQESGARSQESGDGGGGEDTETRRHGDTGNSIQNSKFKIQNSLSTQHSALSTQHSDLTQNSSPTPHTPHPTPEVAYLLRHLALVWLEFERKLRSVPIVRKLHRGELTLEDYKALLRNLRPQVVEGARWIARAASNMTDVRLRSTFIGHAQDEHRDYQMLERNYVAVGGLLEEIVNAEKNIGSEALSAYIFHQASRENPVDLIGSMFIIEGMGNNLAAKWAEQIKATLHLKDDQVSFLAYHGANDESHIGKLNALINAEWMTMEIAQRIVKTAQVTARLYLLQLEEIR; encoded by the coding sequence TTTGGATCAAAACCAACAAACGACCTATCTCAATAGCCAGATGGCAGCCTATGCCATTCGAGATGCCCTGGCGTGGTTAGATTTGGAGCCAGCAGCGATCGATCTCCTGTGTGCCGGAACCAGTTGGGCAGATCTGCTGGTTCCCGGTTTTGCCAGCATGGTACATGGGGAGTTACCAGAGCTTTCCCCGATCGAAATTGTTTCTAATCAGGGGGTGTGTTGTGCGGGAGTGGCAGCGTTAAAGTATGCCTTTTCCCAGGTGAAGCTGGGTGAAAAACGGGCTGCGATCGCGGTTGCCGCTGAACAACCCTCCCGCCTCTTCACCCATACCCACTTTGAAGCCGAAACGGCGATTCAGGCTGGAAAACCCCTTAGTTTTGATAGCGAATTCCTCCGCTGGATGCTGTCCGATGGAGCCGGAGCTTTCCTGGTTCAAGACCATCCCAATTCATCAGGAATCAGTCTCAAAATCGAATGGATAGAACTGATTTCCCACGCCAACGCCTACCCGGTTTGTATGTATGCCGGAACTGAAGATGAAACCGCCCAAAAAAGCTGGATGGACTACCCTTCCTACGCAGCAGCAGCAGCAGCGGGAGCTATTAACCTGCGCCAGAACATTCGACTATTGGATAACGTTGTCAGATTGGGCGTGGAAGGTTGGCTCAAGCTCATCGAACTGGGTCGGGTTCGTCCCGACGAAATTGACTGGTTGCTCTGCCATTACTCCTCCCATTTTTTCCGGGGACAGATCATTGAACTGCTGGACAAGGCAGGTTGCATGATTCCGGAGGAAAAGTGGTTTACCAACCTCTACACACGGGGAAATACGGGCTGCGCTTCCATTTACCTGATGCTGGAAGAACTGTTCCATTCTGGTAAACTCCAGCCCGGACAGAAAATCTTTTGTTTCGTTCCCGAAAGCGGGCGGTTTACAACGGCGTACATGATGTTGACGGTCGTAGCAGGTGGTAGGTGTCAGGTGACAGGTGTCAGGGAGGCAGAAGGCAGAGGGCAGAGGGCAGAAGGGGCAGGAGCCAGGAGCCAGGAGTCAGGAGCCAGGAGTCAGGAGTCAGGAGATGGGGGCGGTGGGGAAGACACGGAGACACGGAGACACGGGGACACGGGGAATTCAATTCAAAATTCAAAATTCAAAATTCAAAATTCTCTCAGTACTCAGCACTCAGCACTCAGCACTCAGCACTCAGATTTAACTCAAAACTCTTCTCCCACACCCCACACCCCACACCCGACACCCGAAGTTGCCTATCTGCTGCGTCACCTTGCCCTGGTCTGGTTGGAATTTGAGCGGAAGTTGCGATCGGTTCCCATTGTTAGAAAACTGCATCGGGGCGAGTTGACCCTGGAGGATTACAAGGCGTTGTTGCGAAATCTGCGTCCCCAGGTGGTGGAAGGTGCCCGCTGGATTGCGCGTGCCGCATCAAACATGACGGATGTTCGGTTGCGATCGACCTTTATTGGGCATGCTCAGGACGAACATCGCGACTATCAAATGCTGGAGCGGAATTACGTGGCAGTGGGTGGGTTACTGGAAGAGATTGTGAATGCGGAAAAGAACATTGGGAGTGAAGCTTTATCTGCGTATATCTTCCATCAAGCATCGCGGGAGAATCCTGTGGATCTGATTGGCAGCATGTTCATTATTGAAGGAATGGGAAATAATTTAGCCGCAAAATGGGCAGAGCAAATTAAAGCAACGTTGCATCTAAAGGATGATCAGGTTTCTTTCCTGGCCTATCATGGTGCCAATGATGAATCCCATATTGGCAAACTGAATGCCTTAATCAATGCAGAATGGATGACGATGGAAATTGCCCAACGTATTGTAAAAACGGCTCAGGTCACAGCCCGGTTGTATCTGTTGCAACTGGAAGAAATTCGGTAA